One window of Zalophus californianus isolate mZalCal1 chromosome 3, mZalCal1.pri.v2, whole genome shotgun sequence genomic DNA carries:
- the CTLA4 gene encoding cytotoxic T-lymphocyte protein 4 isoform X1, giving the protein MACFGFRRHGAQPDLASRTWPCTALFSLLFIPVFSKGMHVAQPSVVLASSRGVASFVCEYGSSGNAAEVRVTVLRQAGSEVTEVCAATYTVEDELAFLDDSTCTGTSSGNKVNLTIQGLRAMDTGLYICKVELMYPPPYYVGMGNGTQIYVIDPEPCPDSDFLLWILAAVSSGLFFYSFLITAVSLSKMLKKRSPLTTGVYVKMPPTEPECEKQFQPYFIPIN; this is encoded by the exons ATGGCTTGCTTTGGATTCCGGAGGCATGGGGCTCAGCCGGACCTGGCTTCTAGGACCTGGCCCTGCAcagctctgttttctcttctttttatcccTGTTTTCTCCAAAG GGATGCACGTGGCCCAGCCTTCAGTGGTTCTGGCCAGCAGCCGAGGTGTTGCCAGCTTTGTGTGTGAGTATGGGTCTTCAGGCAATGCTGCCGAGGTCCGGGTGACAGTGCTGCGGCAGGCCGGCAGCGAGGTGACTGAAGTCTGCGCCGCGACATACACAGTGGAGGATGAGTTGGCTTTCCTGGATGATTCCACCTGCACTGGCACCTCCAGTGGAAACAAAGTGAACCTCACCATCCAAGGGTTGAGGGCCATGGACACGGGGCTCTACATCTGCAAGGTGGAGCTCATGTACCCACCACCCTACTATGTAGGCATGGGCAATGGAACCCAGATTTATGTCATCG ATCCTGAACCTTGCCCAGATTCTGACTTCCTCCTCTGGATCCTTGCAGCAGTCAGTTCGGGGCTGTTTTTTTATAGCTTCCTTATCACAGCTGTTTCTTTGAGCAAAATG CTAAAGAAAAGAAGCCCTCTTACTACAGGGGTCTATGTGAAAATGCCCCCAACAGAGCCAGAATGTGAAAAGCAATTTCAGCCTTATTTTATTCCCATCAATTGA
- the CTLA4 gene encoding cytotoxic T-lymphocyte protein 4 isoform X2 has product MACFGFRRHGAQPDLASRTWPCTALFSLLFIPVFSKGMHVAQPSVVLASSRGVASFVCEYGSSGNAAEVRVTVLRQAGSEVTEVCAATYTVEDELAFLDDSTCTGTSSGNKVNLTIQGLRAMDTGLYICKVELMYPPPYYVGMGNGTQIYVIAKEKKPSYYRGLCENAPNRARM; this is encoded by the exons ATGGCTTGCTTTGGATTCCGGAGGCATGGGGCTCAGCCGGACCTGGCTTCTAGGACCTGGCCCTGCAcagctctgttttctcttctttttatcccTGTTTTCTCCAAAG GGATGCACGTGGCCCAGCCTTCAGTGGTTCTGGCCAGCAGCCGAGGTGTTGCCAGCTTTGTGTGTGAGTATGGGTCTTCAGGCAATGCTGCCGAGGTCCGGGTGACAGTGCTGCGGCAGGCCGGCAGCGAGGTGACTGAAGTCTGCGCCGCGACATACACAGTGGAGGATGAGTTGGCTTTCCTGGATGATTCCACCTGCACTGGCACCTCCAGTGGAAACAAAGTGAACCTCACCATCCAAGGGTTGAGGGCCATGGACACGGGGCTCTACATCTGCAAGGTGGAGCTCATGTACCCACCACCCTACTATGTAGGCATGGGCAATGGAACCCAGATTTATGTCATCG CTAAAGAAAAGAAGCCCTCTTACTACAGGGGTCTATGTGAAAATGCCCCCAACAGAGCCAGAATGTGA